The following proteins are encoded in a genomic region of Synechococcus sp. CBW1002:
- a CDS encoding glycosyltransferase: protein MDPLPAAPVPVKAASPETDAAGSGSEGGLPLVTVITPCLEAARTLPETLTSVARARQILRQAGEDLEHLVIDGGSRDGTQRLLERHADRHPFCRWQTDIGGGPYAAMNVGLRLARGHYSHVLNADDLLLDPGAYAAFLLQARRREAALLLASIGYFRRPDRWLRARWMVPSPPRDPALWHQRLRSGLHYPHPGFLAETALYRATGFDERYSLSADYKLMQTLLLRPELADRVQICSDPLVAMAEGGATSGWRAILRGRRQLAAINRELGIVAPPWQRYWGKLRLRLGPRPAPIPLPDCPGEEGWRR from the coding sequence ATGGACCCCCTCCCTGCCGCCCCTGTGCCCGTGAAGGCTGCGTCTCCCGAGACCGATGCCGCAGGGTCCGGTTCGGAAGGCGGGCTGCCGCTGGTGACGGTGATCACCCCCTGCCTCGAAGCCGCGAGAACCTTGCCCGAGACGCTCACGAGCGTGGCGCGGGCTCGGCAGATTCTGCGGCAGGCCGGTGAAGACCTGGAGCATCTGGTGATTGATGGCGGCTCCCGTGACGGCACCCAACGGCTGCTGGAGCGGCATGCAGACCGTCATCCCTTCTGCCGCTGGCAGACGGACATCGGCGGCGGCCCCTATGCCGCCATGAATGTGGGCCTGCGGCTGGCGCGTGGCCACTACAGCCACGTGCTCAACGCAGACGATCTCCTGCTGGATCCGGGCGCCTACGCGGCCTTCCTGCTGCAGGCTCGTCGGCGGGAAGCCGCTCTGCTGCTGGCCTCGATCGGATACTTCCGCCGGCCCGATCGTTGGCTGCGGGCCCGGTGGATGGTGCCATCCCCGCCGCGGGATCCGGCCCTCTGGCATCAGCGGCTGCGCAGCGGGCTGCACTACCCCCATCCCGGCTTTCTGGCCGAAACCGCCCTCTACCGGGCCACCGGGTTCGATGAGCGCTACAGCCTCTCCGCCGACTACAAACTGATGCAGACCCTGCTGCTGCGACCCGAGCTGGCGGATCGCGTCCAGATCTGCTCGGACCCGCTGGTGGCGATGGCGGAGGGTGGGGCCACCAGCGGCTGGCGGGCGATCCTGCGGGGCCGGAGGCAGTTGGCCGCGATCAACCGGGAGCTGGGGATTGTGGCGCCGCCCTGGCAGCGCTACTGGGGCAAGCTGCGCCTGCGGCTGGGGCCGCGTCCGGCTCCGATACCCTTGCCCGATTGTCCAGGAGAGGAGGGGTGGCGCCGCTGA